The Candidatus Neomarinimicrobiota bacterium genome segment TGCCGGGCATTGAGGGACCGGTGGCGCAGATTGGCATCGCCGAGAAGGGCTACATGACCGTTGAGTTAGCGGTGGAGCAGGACGGGGGACATTCTTCGCAGCCGCCACCGACCACTGGCCTGGGGATCCTGGGCCGGGCCGTAAGCCGACTGGAGTCAAACCAGCGTCCGGCAGCCATCCGGGGGGCGGTGCGGGAGATGTTCGCCACCCTGGCCCCGGAGATGCCCTTTTCGCAGCGCCTGAGCTATGCCAACCTGTGGCTGTTTGGGGCACGGGTGAAGGCGAGCATGGCGCAGGCCCCCACCACCAACGCCATGATCCGGTCCACCACCGCCACCACCATGGCCCAGGGCAGTTCCAAGGAGAACATCCTGCCGGCGCGGGCCAGCATGGTGGTAAATTTCCGGCTGCTGCCGGGCGAGACCAGCGCCATCATCCTGGAGCATATCCGCAAGACCGTGGCCGACGAGCGGGTGGTTGTCACTGTGCTGGGGCCCATCGATGAGCCCTCTAATGTTTCCCCCGTGGACAGCGAGCCGTTCCGGGCCCTGGCCAGGACGGTGAGGCAGCTCTTCCCCGAAGTACTGGTGACCCCCGCCCTGGTGCTGGGCGCCACCGACTCCCGCCACTACCGCGATTTGAGCGCCAACATCTACCGCTTCGCGCCCAACCGGATGAAGCCGGGCGACGGCAAGCGGGTTCACGGCACCAATGAGCGGACGGGGGTGGCCACCTTCGCAGACATGATACGCTTTTACGCCCAGCTGCTGCGCAATACCGCCCTGTAGCAGTCAGCGGTCAGCAGTCAGCACTCAGCAAAGAGCAGAAAAGTTGAACCGCAGAGGACGCAAAGAACGCTGAGCTGAGAAGGAACCGCCAAGACGCGAAGGACACGAAGAAGGCATTGAGTGAAACAAGAAAGAAAACCGATTACCGTGTTGGTGCCGCTGCACCATTTCGAGTGGGAGGGGAATTCATTCCCATTTTCGGATAATTTCCTGCTGACCCGGGATCCTAATCTACCTGATTTTGGCGATCTCGAAGGCGCAATCTCAAACGTTGAACTGGAAGATTCGCAGGGTATTCCTCATTGGTTGCGGTTCGTCGTCAATAGCAACGACCTAACGCCAGCCGAGATAGTCACCACCTTTCTCCTGGCATTATGGCTGGCTGTACCAAGCAAAACACAAGCCAATTACTATTTTGAGTTTGCGCGATCGGAAAAAAGATTCACAAGAATCCTGGAACGGTTTCAATGGGTTGAACCTTATGCTGCTGAGGTGATCGAAACACAGCAGCTCGAAACAGCTAAAGCGTATTGGGTCCCACTTCAGACAATTTGGAAAAGCCGAAAACGGCTATGGGACAGCCTTGCACTTACGGCCGCTGGTTGTATGTCGAAACGATGGCAGGTTGCCATCATCTGTTTCGCTGCGGCTCTCGAGAGTATTTTGACGTACGATAAGGCTCCGGGAATCACGCGGCGGCTCGCTTCTAGCTTTGCCTGTCTCACACAAACTACCAAAAACGCGCGTGATTCGGCGTTTCAAGAGTTTTGTAAGATATACGGTGTTCGATCTGACATAATGCATGGCCGAATTCATGACATTCCCTACGGGAAACGGCTTGAATTAGTGAATAATACTTCCAATCTCTTGCGATCACTGTGGCGCGTAGTACTACTAGCTCCGACAGTGATGGAAGGACTAGACAAAGGCGATAAGGGACGGAAGGTGTTCTTAAAGGGAATCCAAGGCGGATACAAGGTTCCCCATGTCTAATCGTTGCTCCTATGAGTCATTAAGGCTTGCGTTTTTTTCAGCTGAGCATCTCTTCAGTAGGTTCATGCATCTCAATGCAGATGACTCCGACGCTAGATTGACGTGAGAACACGTTTCAAGTTTAACGAGAAACGACCAGATGTTTGGCTATATAACTGGCATATTGAAGGGAAATAAACTCGCCAATGCGTCCGCAAGGATATGCCAGGATGTGGTGAACTTTTTAGTTGAAAGCGGAACCGAACTGCAATTACCTAACACCGCTTATATTCTTCGTGAAAGCTATTGTCTTTCCTCGTTTGCGATGATGAACCCCAATGCCGGTGTGCCACATAAGGACGCACTGGCTGATCAGGCTAAGGCTATCTTGAAAGATTGGCTAATTAAGGCTTTCAGGGAATCAAGCACCGAATACCATTATGATGATTCTGTCGAGGCGGTGATTTCTGAATTGGACGCTCGGTTTGTTGACTGGGCAGAAGAATTGCATGAGAGCCATCCAGAGCTTAAAGGAAAACCGATTGAAGAATGGCTACCGGCTGCCATATCAAAATTCATGATTCACGTTGGTAGCCACATCTTTGAACAACATGGAAACGAACCATCCAACTTCCATACTTCTCTATATACCATTGCTACAAAACACCTCGGGATAGGGTAGGCCGTGCATCACTCCAAGCGTTACCATGCCTTCGTCAATGCACTATTGGCTTCACTGGCGTCTTGGCGGAGCTCTTTTCGCTTTCCCCTCTATCTTATCTGCGCTCTCTGTGGTTCCGCTCCTCTCTCGGCCCAAATTGTTGCTGACTACCGGGCCACCGCCGACCGCATTATCCAGGCGGCGCAGGCCGACAGCTTCGCTTACCAGCGGCTGGCGCAGCTGACGGACACCTTTGGCCACCGGCTTTCGGGTTCCCGCAACCTGGAGGAAGCCATCGATTGGATTCTGGCGCAAATGGCCGCCGACGGGCTGGAGAACGTGCGCGGTGAGCCGGTGATGGTGCCCCACTGGGTGCGGGGGAAGGAATCGCTGGAGCTGCTCAGCCCACGGCTGCGGACACTCCCCATGCTGGGCCTGGGCGGCTCGGTGGCGACGCCACCACGGGGCATTACGGCGCCTGTCCTGGTGGTGAGCAGTTTTGACGACCTGGCAGCCAACGCACACCGTGCCCGGGACCGCATCGTGCTGTTCAACGCACCGTTCACCACATACGGCGAGACGGTGCGCTATCGCTGGGCCGGAGCCAGCGCAGCAGCCAAGGTGGGGGCCGTGGCCAGCCTGGTGCGTTCGGTTACACCCCACTCGCTGCACACGCCCCACACCGGTGGCATGGGCTACGAGGACGACGTCCCCCGCATCCCCCACGCCGCCATCACCGTGGAGGATGCCGAGCTGCTCCAGCGCTGGCAGGACCGGGGGGTGGAGGCGGTGGTGCGGCTCAAAATGGACGCCAGAACCCTGCCCGACGCCCCGAGCCGTAACGTGGTGGCTGAGCTGGTAGGCAGGGAGCTGCCGGAAGAAGTCGTGGTGATGGGGGGCCACATCGATTCGTGGGACGTGGGCCAGGGGGCCATGGACGACGGCGGCGGCTGCGTAGCCACGTGGGAGGCGCTGCGCCTGCTCCAGCGGCTGCACCTGCGGCCCCGACGCACTATCCGCGTGGTGCTGTGGACCAACGAAGAGAACGGATTGCGCGGCGGGCAAGCCTACCGGGACGCCTATGCTGATGCCCTGGAAGACCACATTCTGGCCATAGAGTCCGACGCCGGGGTGTTCCGTCCGGAGGGGTTCGGTTTCACCGGATCGGCGGAGGCACTGGCGGTGGTGCGGAGCATCGCCGCGCTGCTGGCGCCCATCGGCGCGGACACCGTGACCGATAAGGGCGGCGGGGCCGATATCGGGCCTATCATGGAGGCAGGGGTGCCGGGTATGGGACTGGCCGTGGACCGCAGCCGCTATTTCTGGTACCACCACAGCCACGCCGACACCATGGACAAGCTGGACCCGGGCGAGCTCAACCTGTGCGTCGCGGCCCTGGCGGTGATGGCCTACGTGGTGGCGGATTTGCCGGAGCGACTGCCGAGGTAGGAGCTGCCGGAAGAGATCATGGGCACTGCGGCAGCCACCGGCAGAAGCGGGTTGCGCCAGCCGCCTAAAGGTGGTGTTGCTGTAACCCCGACCGCACGGGCGGCGAGCCCGTCTAGGCGCCCGGCAGACCGACCCAAAGATCCCCGCACCGCTTGAGAGCATCCAGCAGGCTCTTGCCCAGGGATGGGTCCAGGCGATAATAAATGGAGGTGCGCTGTCGCCGCCGCTGGAGGAGGCCGGTGGCGCGCAGGACCTTCAGGTGCTGGCTGGTCATAGCCTGCGTAAGACCGGCATGTTTCTGGATGGCCGTCACGGTCTCCTCGCCCTCCTCAACAAAGAGCAGGATCTGGAGCCGGGCAGGGTGACCCAGAACTTTCAGCAGGTTCGCGGCGCGGGCAAAGCTGGCCCGGGTGGGTGGCGTAAATTCTCCGGCAATCATAACCTAATTTAGTCAGGCGAGCTAAATACGCACAATCCGATATAACTGGCCTGGAGTTATTTTTTCAGCGCGCAGACGCTTGATCGGAGACGCCTCAGCCGTGGTCAGGAGCAGCGCCGGCTCCTAGAACGGCCAAATTCTGGGAATCAGGACGATTCCCAGCAGCCAGACCAGCACGTTGGGAATTGCGCCGAACCGGACGTAGTCCATAAAGCGGTAGCTGCCCGGACCGTAGACCATCATGTTGGTCTGGTAGGAGATGGGCGTCATGAACGCCGCCGAGGCGCCAAAGGCCACCGCCATCATGAAGGGCAGCAGGTCTACCCCCAAGGTGGCTGCGATGCTGATGCCCACCGGGGCCAGGACGAGAGCGGTGGCATTGTTGGAAACCATTTCGGTGAGCACAATGGTGATCAGATATAGCAGGCCGAGGGCGGCGTGGGGCGCCTGCTCCGGCGGTACCAGCCGCGCCACCTGCAGCACCCCGCTGGCGATGAACTGGGCCGTGCCCGTTTCAGACATAGCGTAGCCCACCGGTACGAACGCGGCGATGAGCAGCAGCACCGACCACTCAACCGAGCGGTAGGCCTCCTGAATATCGATGGCCCGGATGACCAGCAGAAGCACCACTGCCAGCATCGACGCCCGCAGGATATCCACCACCCCCAGGCTCACCAGCAGCATCAATAACGGCAGCACCAGCAGAACCACCCACCAGTAGCGCTCCCGGTGCAGGGCGGCCTTCACTTCGGAAATGATGATGAGTTCTTCCGAGCGGCGCAGTTCGGTAATGCGGTCTTTGGGCGCGAGCATAAGGAGCGTGTCGGAGGGTCGCAGATGGATGCGGGCGATTTTCTCGCGGATGGTGGCGCCGTGCCGCCGGACTGCCAGGACAAAGGCACCGTAGTGGCGGCGAAAGTCGATCTCCCGGAGGGTCCGGCCGGCAAGTCGGCTGGTCCGGGTGACCAGACCCTCGGCCAGCACCTGATCATTGGAGGAGAGCTCGTCATCGGAGAGTTTGATATCGGAGAGCAGCGCCACTCCCTGTTCCTTCCGCAGACGCATGATATCGTCCACTGTGCCGCGGACGATCATGATATCGTCGGGTCGCAACGGCAGGCTGCGGATACCTTCCACCAGCCGCTCCTTGTCACGGAGGATGGCCAGCACCGTCGTATCGTAGTTCTGGTTCAGTCCTACCCCCAGAATGGTCTGGCCCACCAGCGCAGACTCCTTTACGACGCGCAATTCGGTGAGGTAGGTACCCATGTGATATTTGCGGGTGAGTGAATCGAGTGCTGCCCGGGCGGGGAGCAGACGCCGGGCAAAGGCCAGCGTGTAGACCAGCAACATAACCGCGAACAACCACCCCAGACGGGCGAACTCGAACATGCCCAGGGGCGCATGTCCCGCCTCGATCACGAAGGAATTCACGATGAGGTTAGTGGAGGTGCCAATCAGGGTGAGGGTGCCCCCTGCGATAGCGGCAAAGGACACGGGCATGAGGATTTTGCTGGGGCTGATGTGGAAGCGGTGGCTGAAGTGGATTGCCAGCGGAATGAAAATGGCCACGATGGCGGTGTTGTTCAGCAGAGCCGAAGAGAGCGTCACGGCAACCAGCATGATGCCGATGCCCAGCCACTTCCGGGCACCCACCATATCGCCGATCCAGTTACCGGCCACCTCCAGGACGCCGGTTTTGGTCAGGGCATGGCTGAGGACAAACAGTGCCCCGATGGTGACCACGGCAGGATTGCTCAGTCCCTGGGTGGCCTGGTGACCGTCCACAATGCCGGTGAGCAGCAGGATGCCCAGCAGGCCCAGGGCGGTGACCTCCATGGGAAAAATTTCCAGTATGAAGACCACCAGGGTGGCCGCCAGAAGCAGCAGCATGAACAGGATTTCGGGTGTCATGGCCGCACAGTGCCGCTGTTGGGATGGTCAGTCCAGCCGGGCATTGACAAAGCCTGCCAGAAACTTTGGGTAAAAGTAGGTCGACTTGGACGGCAGCACGGCCTGCTCCCGGGCCACCCGTAGCAGTGTCTCCACAGAGGTGGGCCGCAACAGAAAGGCCCACTGGCGGCGACTTTTGGCACCCGTTACTGCGGCGTGGGCATCGTGATAATAGGCGAAGGCCTCGGCGGGAAGTTCACTCCCGGGCAGCGCCCTGGGCAGCAGCTCACCGTGCAGAACCGCCGCATCGCCATAACCAAATGGGCCCGCCGCAGCTTGACCATTGCGGCTCCATTTGATGAGCAGTGCCGCGCTGCTATCCGGCGGTATTGCCAGTACGCCGCCGGCCTCTGGACTGGACACCGCCGCCTGGTACAGTCCGGGCCACGCGTCCAGGGGGTGGGCTTGCACCTGGAAGTCCGGGGCCAGCGCCGGCTGCAACGCCGCGGGCTCCAAAGCCAGCGCCACGCTGCGGTGAGTGGGGAGCACCACCAGGCCGGGATCGCTGCCGGGGACCAGGGTCATGAGCGTGGCGCCGTTGCGGCCCCGGGACTGAAAGTAAGCCAGGCTGGTCTCGTAGCGATGGTGCCCATCTGCGATGGTGACGGTCACTTCCTTGAGCAGGGCTTGAAATTGACGGATAGTGGCAGCATCGCCAAGGCGGTAGAGGGTGGAGGTGTGGCCATCGTCGCCGCGGGCGGTGAGCAGGGCCGGGCCAGTGTCCGCGCCGGCGAGGAGCTCAACGGCGGCCTTGCCGGGGTCGGGGAAAATGCCGAATATCTGACTGAACTGGGCGCCGGTGGCCTGGAACAATTGCAGCCGGTCCTCCTTGGGCCCTGACTGAGTATGCTCATGGCGCATGACCCCGCCAGGGGTATAGGGCGCGCAGTCCACCCGAGCCACCAGAGCCCTGCGGCGGAAGCGTGAGTCATCGTGGCGAAAGGCCTGTTCCCAGAGGTAGAAGGCAGGCTCATCGTGGGTCACCAGCGTGCCCGCTTGCAGCCAGGCCTGAAACAGCCGCGCCGCCACCTGGTAACGGGTCTCGCCGGAGGCGTCGGCGGGCAGGGTGAGCCGGACAATGTTATGGGCGCTGCGGGCCTGCAGCTCCGCCCTGGCCTTGCCGTCAATGACGTCATAGGGCGGGGCCACCAGGCTGGTCACGTCGGTGCCTGACACCGGTGTGTAGGTGATGGCTTGAAAGGGATGAATCTCCGCCACGGGATACTTTCTTTGTCTCCTTTGTTACACTGACAGCGGCGAGCGTGAATCTCGCCAAAAGTAATTGGCAGGCCAAGCCTTTTTGATGACAGACAGTGCGCGGATGGCACTAACTTTTGGCAGTGCTGGTGACTGCCCGATCGCGAGTAGCCCTGAACCCAACCTGCCCAGGGGCAGTGGCGGCTCCACCCGTTGACCGTGCCCTGCGGCTCTTTCCCGCCCGATACAATCTGACCTCTGCATGTTCAAAGACCAGCTGATCACGCTGCTGAAGCTGGCCGGGATCGTGGCCTCGCTCTATTTCTTTATTGTGGGCATTGGGGCCATGGGGCATGCTTTCAAGCTGTTCGGCAGGGAGTTTTCCGAGGCCATAC includes the following:
- a CDS encoding M20 family peptidase, whose amino-acid sequence is MRRLFTAAAGLIVLVVAVVLVRTLTLSSRQLDVVPVAGIEVDESAAAARLGQALTYRTISHQNPTEFDPAPFVAFRHHLAQTYPGVHRVMQLQVVAGYSLLYTWQGSEPEEAPIILLAHSDVVPVDPGTEADWIQPPFSGAVADGYIWGRGAIDDKASLVAILEAVEALVGAGFRPRRSLYLAFGHDEEIGGDGARAMVELLKQRNVRAFYILDEGRSISEGELPGIEGPVAQIGIAEKGYMTVELAVEQDGGHSSQPPPTTGLGILGRAVSRLESNQRPAAIRGAVREMFATLAPEMPFSQRLSYANLWLFGARVKASMAQAPTTNAMIRSTTATTMAQGSSKENILPARASMVVNFRLLPGETSAIILEHIRKTVADERVVVTVLGPIDEPSNVSPVDSEPFRALARTVRQLFPEVLVTPALVLGATDSRHYRDLSANIYRFAPNRMKPGDGKRVHGTNERTGVATFADMIRFYAQLLRNTAL
- a CDS encoding M20/M25/M40 family metallo-hydrolase, whose translation is MCALCGSAPLSAQIVADYRATADRIIQAAQADSFAYQRLAQLTDTFGHRLSGSRNLEEAIDWILAQMAADGLENVRGEPVMVPHWVRGKESLELLSPRLRTLPMLGLGGSVATPPRGITAPVLVVSSFDDLAANAHRARDRIVLFNAPFTTYGETVRYRWAGASAAAKVGAVASLVRSVTPHSLHTPHTGGMGYEDDVPRIPHAAITVEDAELLQRWQDRGVEAVVRLKMDARTLPDAPSRNVVAELVGRELPEEVVVMGGHIDSWDVGQGAMDDGGGCVATWEALRLLQRLHLRPRRTIRVVLWTNEENGLRGGQAYRDAYADALEDHILAIESDAGVFRPEGFGFTGSAEALAVVRSIAALLAPIGADTVTDKGGGADIGPIMEAGVPGMGLAVDRSRYFWYHHSHADTMDKLDPGELNLCVAALAVMAYVVADLPERLPR
- a CDS encoding winged helix-turn-helix transcriptional regulator, encoding MIAGEFTPPTRASFARAANLLKVLGHPARLQILLFVEEGEETVTAIQKHAGLTQAMTSQHLKVLRATGLLQRRRQRTSIYYRLDPSLGKSLLDALKRCGDLWVGLPGA
- a CDS encoding SLC13 family permease, giving the protein MTPEILFMLLLLAATLVVFILEIFPMEVTALGLLGILLLTGIVDGHQATQGLSNPAVVTIGALFVLSHALTKTGVLEVAGNWIGDMVGARKWLGIGIMLVAVTLSSALLNNTAIVAIFIPLAIHFSHRFHISPSKILMPVSFAAIAGGTLTLIGTSTNLIVNSFVIEAGHAPLGMFEFARLGWLFAVMLLVYTLAFARRLLPARAALDSLTRKYHMGTYLTELRVVKESALVGQTILGVGLNQNYDTTVLAILRDKERLVEGIRSLPLRPDDIMIVRGTVDDIMRLRKEQGVALLSDIKLSDDELSSNDQVLAEGLVTRTSRLAGRTLREIDFRRHYGAFVLAVRRHGATIREKIARIHLRPSDTLLMLAPKDRITELRRSEELIIISEVKAALHRERYWWVVLLVLPLLMLLVSLGVVDILRASMLAVVLLLVIRAIDIQEAYRSVEWSVLLLIAAFVPVGYAMSETGTAQFIASGVLQVARLVPPEQAPHAALGLLYLITIVLTEMVSNNATALVLAPVGISIAATLGVDLLPFMMAVAFGASAAFMTPISYQTNMMVYGPGSYRFMDYVRFGAIPNVLVWLLGIVLIPRIWPF
- a CDS encoding DUF1015 domain-containing protein gives rise to the protein MAEIHPFQAITYTPVSGTDVTSLVAPPYDVIDGKARAELQARSAHNIVRLTLPADASGETRYQVAARLFQAWLQAGTLVTHDEPAFYLWEQAFRHDDSRFRRRALVARVDCAPYTPGGVMRHEHTQSGPKEDRLQLFQATGAQFSQIFGIFPDPGKAAVELLAGADTGPALLTARGDDGHTSTLYRLGDAATIRQFQALLKEVTVTIADGHHRYETSLAYFQSRGRNGATLMTLVPGSDPGLVVLPTHRSVALALEPAALQPALAPDFQVQAHPLDAWPGLYQAAVSSPEAGGVLAIPPDSSAALLIKWSRNGQAAAGPFGYGDAAVLHGELLPRALPGSELPAEAFAYYHDAHAAVTGAKSRRQWAFLLRPTSVETLLRVAREQAVLPSKSTYFYPKFLAGFVNARLD